The Chryseolinea soli genome contains a region encoding:
- a CDS encoding multiubiquitin domain-containing protein → MTNINKDYKVQIDREVYTVQERCLTGAQLLKLAGKEPVDQFLLFQKLKGGKVDKVEYDQTVCLDDPGIERFTTQKKSHQDGSAVKYKIQVDRDTIDAPSRCMTGAQILELVGKQPYTDFQLYQKLKSNKVVKVEYEETVCFDDPGIERFTTQKKSHQDGEARKRDFDLLEDDSTALDAHQQVWDSVKDTNLNYVILRGVKLPDGYNVEFADVAIRIDGGYPRTQLDMAFFHPALNRTDGRPIAALTPLSIEGKTYQQWSRHRTEDNPWREGIDCLVTHLGFAMQWLEDEFKKTPRGVSA, encoded by the coding sequence ATGACAAACATAAACAAGGACTACAAGGTCCAAATCGATCGAGAAGTATATACAGTGCAAGAGAGATGTTTAACCGGCGCGCAGCTCTTAAAACTTGCAGGCAAAGAACCGGTGGATCAATTCCTGCTTTTCCAAAAGCTAAAAGGCGGTAAAGTGGACAAGGTTGAGTACGACCAGACGGTGTGCCTGGATGACCCGGGCATCGAGCGTTTTACTACCCAAAAGAAAAGTCACCAGGATGGTTCGGCAGTAAAATATAAAATACAGGTCGACCGTGATACCATCGATGCGCCCTCCCGTTGCATGACGGGAGCACAGATCCTGGAACTGGTGGGCAAACAACCGTATACCGACTTTCAACTGTACCAAAAGCTGAAAAGCAACAAGGTGGTGAAAGTCGAGTACGAGGAAACTGTCTGCTTTGATGATCCCGGTATTGAACGGTTCACGACTCAGAAGAAAAGTCACCAGGATGGTGAAGCGCGAAAACGCGACTTCGATTTATTGGAGGACGACAGTACAGCACTTGATGCGCATCAACAGGTCTGGGACTCAGTTAAGGACACCAACTTAAACTATGTAATCTTGCGGGGGGTAAAACTCCCCGACGGATACAATGTCGAGTTTGCCGATGTGGCGATCCGCATTGACGGCGGTTATCCAAGAACGCAGCTTGACATGGCCTTCTTCCACCCTGCGCTTAACCGCACGGACGGTCGTCCCATAGCCGCGTTAACGCCGCTGTCCATCGAAGGCAAAACCTACCAGCAGTGGTCCAGGCATCGCACGGAAGACAATCCGTGGCGAGAAGGAATTGATTGCCTTGTCACGCACCTGGGTTTTGCCATGCAGTGGCTGGAAGATGAATTTAAAAAAACGCCCCGTGGAGTATCAGCTTAG
- a CDS encoding HesA/MoeB/ThiF family protein, giving the protein MEYQLRMAGIHFEEVKQHLFPGDGKEAIAIALCGRFNNGRVTMLLVHKLLLLPYHLCKRESDFIEWPTEPVVPFLIEAMQSGMAILKIHSHPGGYDQFSELDDISDVEFFTSVYGWTNSDLPHGSAVMLPDGRIFGRVILPDLSARSVDRILVAGHQIRMWSAASVQSTRQSLRTIQLFGEGTYGLLRQLKVGLVGCSGTGSIVVEQLLRYQVGTLVPIDGDHVEHKNLNRIVNARVIHAENAARKTDVVVETVRETGLGTIVIPFDKNLYESPEAIIELTTCDLVIGCMDTAEGRDLLNRLSTYYLVPYIDMGIMIDSDGKGGINKIEGSVHYVQPGMSSLFTRSVYTMEEVTAEALKRNNPQEYARLLEDGRKNGYKYVKDINVDRPAVISLNMQVASTAVNELLNRIHPYKFMPPESTAKIAIDITDNFMAPEGEHSFQCDQFLAKNVGRGDVTPLLHCVELGEKVRVT; this is encoded by the coding sequence GTGGAGTATCAGCTTAGAATGGCTGGCATTCACTTCGAGGAAGTGAAGCAGCATCTCTTTCCTGGAGATGGAAAGGAAGCAATCGCCATTGCGTTGTGCGGGAGGTTTAATAACGGACGAGTAACCATGTTACTCGTCCATAAACTCCTGCTCCTGCCCTATCATCTGTGCAAGCGCGAGTCTGATTTTATCGAATGGCCAACCGAACCAGTAGTACCGTTTCTTATCGAGGCGATGCAATCAGGTATGGCAATACTCAAGATCCACAGCCATCCAGGCGGGTACGATCAATTTTCTGAGCTCGATGACATTTCGGATGTAGAATTCTTTACTTCCGTGTATGGGTGGACCAATTCGGACCTGCCGCACGGCAGTGCTGTTATGCTCCCTGATGGTCGCATCTTTGGCCGTGTGATTCTACCGGATCTCTCAGCACGTTCCGTGGATCGGATCCTGGTGGCCGGCCACCAGATAAGAATGTGGTCGGCAGCATCGGTCCAAAGCACGCGGCAGAGTTTACGGACCATCCAGCTTTTTGGCGAGGGTACTTACGGGTTGCTGCGTCAACTTAAAGTTGGTTTGGTGGGATGTTCCGGTACGGGAAGTATCGTCGTGGAGCAACTCCTCCGTTATCAGGTCGGTACGCTTGTTCCGATAGACGGCGATCACGTTGAGCATAAGAATCTCAATCGCATCGTTAACGCCAGGGTCATTCATGCGGAAAATGCCGCCAGGAAAACCGATGTAGTCGTGGAGACTGTTCGGGAGACCGGACTGGGTACAATAGTCATACCGTTCGATAAAAACCTTTATGAAAGTCCCGAAGCGATCATTGAGCTGACCACCTGTGATCTGGTCATTGGGTGTATGGACACTGCTGAGGGGCGGGATCTGCTCAATCGCCTCAGCACCTATTATCTTGTGCCCTATATAGACATGGGGATTATGATTGACTCCGACGGAAAGGGCGGCATCAACAAGATCGAGGGTTCGGTCCATTATGTACAGCCAGGCATGTCATCACTTTTTACGCGCAGCGTTTACACCATGGAAGAAGTGACCGCCGAAGCCCTGAAACGAAATAATCCACAAGAGTATGCGCGATTGCTGGAGGACGGACGAAAGAACGGATACAAGTATGTAAAGGACATTAACGTAGATCGACCGGCCGTGATTAGTCTCAACATGCAGGTGGCCAGCACGGCAGTCAACGAACTGCTCAATAGAATCCATCCCTACAAGTTCATGCCACCGGAATCGACCGCAAAGATAGCGATCGACATCACCGACAATTTCATGGCGCCTGAAGGGGAGCATAGCTTCCAGTGTGACCAGTTCCTTGCTAAGAACGTCGGTCGCGGTGATGTTACGCCGTTACTTCACTGTGTTGAGCTGGGAGAGAAGGTGCGCGTCACATAG
- a CDS encoding SH3 domain-containing protein — protein MSPSPVDKFRAIARPPQNDILRKFATAASAFGLEKSYTDNLKKMVGLGTIPGASDLSGLSAALRLPTWAQKAQVLQAIPNAYRSAGLGQFHIMALEMAKIKKATTSFHDPAFLKLQSITDNHRRMLDVVSKIPIPRSHFPADQAAQNISRLFTVEKNLIGISSALTEWAIKVRKISPLDDLEEVTTQAAEITAKIAGNQPVTHADLEQLKEFIISREQKKGTWHYLLIVFFQFLLMALDATNNINGVGQMVGVIQDDHATREDLENLKTELLDSLKNYQSHDDSVRCTLSRVHLRLKPDKNSLILLTLGRGETVEVLRSQNKWLQISVIDKKDNVPVVGWVFKKYLENRRPD, from the coding sequence ATGTCCCCTTCGCCTGTTGATAAGTTCAGAGCAATCGCTCGTCCCCCTCAAAATGACATACTTCGAAAGTTCGCCACCGCAGCCTCAGCGTTCGGTCTAGAGAAGTCATACACCGATAACTTAAAGAAAATGGTAGGGCTTGGTACAATACCCGGTGCCTCAGATTTATCTGGTCTAAGCGCTGCATTAAGATTACCTACATGGGCGCAAAAAGCGCAAGTGTTACAGGCGATACCTAATGCCTATAGATCTGCCGGACTGGGCCAGTTTCACATAATGGCTTTGGAAATGGCGAAAATCAAAAAGGCGACCACCAGTTTCCACGATCCTGCTTTCCTAAAATTGCAAAGCATAACCGATAATCATAGGCGTATGCTGGACGTCGTCAGCAAAATTCCAATACCGAGGAGCCATTTCCCTGCGGACCAGGCCGCACAGAACATTTCCAGACTTTTTACGGTCGAGAAAAATCTAATAGGAATATCCTCCGCCTTGACTGAGTGGGCGATAAAGGTTAGAAAAATCAGCCCGCTTGACGATTTAGAGGAAGTGACTACTCAGGCCGCGGAGATTACCGCTAAGATAGCGGGGAATCAACCGGTAACTCACGCAGACCTTGAACAGCTAAAGGAGTTTATAATAAGCCGTGAGCAAAAGAAAGGCACCTGGCATTACCTCTTGATTGTGTTCTTTCAATTTTTACTCATGGCGCTGGACGCTACGAACAATATCAACGGGGTCGGACAAATGGTCGGGGTTATCCAGGACGATCACGCGACCAGGGAAGATCTTGAAAATCTCAAAACAGAACTCTTAGACTCATTAAAGAATTACCAATCCCATGATGACTCTGTTCGATGTACTCTCAGCAGAGTTCATCTCCGACTCAAGCCAGATAAAAATAGCTTAATTCTTCTAACCCTGGGGAGAGGTGAGACAGTGGAGGTGTTACGAAGCCAAAATAAATGGCTGCAGATAAGTGTCATTGACAAGAAAGACAATGTACCCGTCGTGGGCTGGGTTTTCAAAAAATACCTTGAAAATAGACGGCCGGATTAA
- a CDS encoding DUF262 domain-containing protein, which yields MTKPTPLKSTTLTLGEIFNEGFRSFEIPDYQRSYSWEKSHRTDLLNDIENTSMLSNYKHFAGTIVVKEKGNVDGVTSFEVVDGQQRMTSLVMLLSVLAQRKFLPQDQIAYINTTFLFRGKDSGNTIRLFKLNGNLDNYFYRKLEQWDYTSEEHATKAQANIDNAFSEFNNWLEDGVAKDPSFTKTIYSTITEKIVFLFHVPDSPAEVGLMFEVINNRGKKLSELEKIKNYLIYYAEKAGYRDIATAVADNWGKILYNLNACNQTSNEQEDSFLRFTWIVFERANKAESYYVYNNIKRDYPGLPDSNWRRLKAYVEFIAECAQTYNKLLTQNLVVDPREQKILKQISFQGSRASITPLILAVYSKVKESEQRIELLAILEKLNFRFYGCGVASRADVKNGHLFGTANEFFNNYNINDHATEWLKQDLLDFVERECNDERFIQALVVSSENPRNYFYWNNLKYFLANYEENIAASVHEKEDFTRFLLEQDPETKNANFEKEHIIATNECTALVEAEDLHKWRLGNFVLLRPTINKSIQDAPLYQKLIAYTEKIDQYLTPRSVAELSKLYGVENIAKEQSIYTREFLIRFLDQREEKLINFALRRWGLGKGRKILVNSISDQTPAYRFEGYQD from the coding sequence ATGACAAAACCGACGCCTCTAAAGTCCACTACCCTTACATTGGGAGAAATTTTCAACGAAGGATTTCGCTCCTTTGAAATCCCGGACTACCAAAGATCTTATTCCTGGGAAAAAAGCCATCGAACTGATCTTCTCAACGACATTGAGAACACAAGCATGCTATCGAATTATAAGCACTTCGCTGGCACCATTGTCGTCAAGGAAAAAGGCAACGTTGATGGTGTAACTAGTTTCGAAGTTGTTGATGGGCAGCAACGCATGACATCGTTGGTAATGCTGCTTTCAGTTTTGGCCCAAAGAAAGTTCCTACCGCAAGATCAGATTGCCTACATAAATACCACTTTCCTGTTTAGAGGCAAGGACTCGGGAAACACCATTCGGCTATTTAAGCTTAACGGAAACCTTGATAACTATTTTTATCGGAAACTTGAGCAATGGGACTACACGTCTGAAGAGCACGCAACCAAAGCCCAAGCAAACATTGATAACGCATTTTCGGAATTCAACAACTGGTTGGAAGACGGTGTCGCGAAGGACCCTTCGTTTACCAAAACTATCTACTCAACTATCACCGAGAAAATTGTCTTTCTCTTTCATGTGCCGGATTCCCCCGCAGAGGTAGGATTAATGTTCGAAGTCATCAATAACCGCGGCAAAAAACTGAGTGAACTTGAAAAAATTAAGAACTACCTGATATACTATGCGGAGAAAGCAGGATACCGCGATATTGCCACAGCCGTGGCTGACAACTGGGGTAAGATCCTGTACAACCTGAATGCCTGCAATCAAACGTCCAATGAACAAGAAGATTCGTTCCTACGATTTACCTGGATAGTGTTTGAGCGCGCTAATAAGGCAGAAAGCTATTATGTCTACAACAATATAAAAAGAGATTACCCGGGGCTGCCAGACTCTAATTGGCGGAGACTAAAAGCCTATGTAGAGTTCATTGCAGAATGCGCACAGACTTATAATAAACTATTAACACAAAACCTGGTGGTAGATCCTCGTGAACAGAAGATCTTAAAACAGATCAGCTTCCAGGGGTCGAGAGCTTCGATTACCCCTCTGATACTGGCAGTGTATTCTAAAGTCAAAGAAAGCGAACAACGAATTGAGCTTTTAGCCATTCTGGAGAAGCTGAATTTCCGATTCTATGGATGTGGGGTTGCCTCCCGCGCTGACGTAAAGAATGGTCATTTATTCGGAACCGCCAATGAATTCTTCAACAACTACAACATCAATGATCATGCGACTGAATGGCTTAAACAGGACTTGCTTGACTTCGTTGAGAGAGAATGCAACGATGAAAGATTCATTCAAGCCTTGGTGGTAAGTAGCGAAAACCCGCGTAATTATTTCTATTGGAATAATCTCAAATACTTTTTGGCCAACTATGAAGAAAACATAGCCGCCAGCGTTCACGAGAAAGAAGACTTCACAAGATTCTTACTTGAGCAAGACCCAGAAACCAAAAACGCGAACTTTGAGAAAGAGCACATAATCGCTACCAATGAGTGCACGGCACTTGTGGAGGCAGAGGACCTCCACAAGTGGAGGCTAGGAAACTTCGTATTGCTTAGGCCGACAATAAACAAGTCCATTCAGGATGCACCTCTCTATCAAAAACTGATTGCTTATACCGAAAAAATTGACCAGTATTTAACTCCTCGTTCAGTTGCAGAACTCAGTAAATTATACGGAGTTGAAAACATCGCCAAAGAGCAATCCATCTACACCAGGGAATTCCTCATAAGGTTTCTCGACCAACGCGAGGAGAAGCTAATCAACTTCGCATTGCGGCGTTGGGGGTTGGGAAAGGGGAGGAAGATTCTCGTCAATTCCATTTCTGACCAGACGCCCGCATATAGATTCGAAGGTTACCAAGATTGA
- a CDS encoding FRG domain-containing protein, producing MGKTSVAQIRTSSGYPVATFRQLLDEVAFVTINNRNFEMFFRGQREDHKDRLKKTKIYPSIFRPLPGKKAVTRSLLEKRHYELHALINGARADQGLIEKYSNDPFISFDEFHIAQFQHYGIVETPFIDITQSLRVAASFALRNSQEGYLYVFGLPYPNGSISHFIDQQIVLVKLQNVSPVDAYRPRYQEGYLVGKFPITASKEAGDNLARRMIAKFKLENSNGKFWDPDFTQIKDEILFPENDQHEIFLENLKRNTLPEFSAKR from the coding sequence ATGGGAAAAACAAGTGTCGCACAAATTAGAACGTCAAGCGGATATCCCGTGGCCACATTCCGGCAGCTCCTTGACGAGGTCGCATTCGTGACCATCAATAACAGGAATTTCGAAATGTTTTTTCGCGGCCAAAGAGAGGACCACAAAGATCGCCTCAAAAAAACAAAAATCTATCCATCTATCTTTCGTCCCTTACCAGGCAAAAAAGCCGTTACAAGGAGTTTGCTTGAAAAGCGACATTACGAATTACACGCATTGATCAATGGCGCAAGAGCGGACCAGGGACTTATCGAAAAATACTCCAACGACCCGTTCATTTCCTTTGATGAATTTCATATTGCCCAGTTCCAGCACTATGGTATTGTGGAGACACCATTTATAGATATCACGCAGTCATTACGGGTGGCCGCATCGTTTGCACTTCGAAACTCTCAAGAAGGCTATTTGTACGTTTTTGGCCTGCCCTATCCGAACGGAAGCATTTCACATTTTATCGATCAGCAAATTGTTCTAGTCAAACTGCAAAATGTTTCACCGGTAGACGCATATAGACCAAGATACCAGGAAGGTTACTTAGTTGGAAAATTTCCCATCACGGCATCCAAGGAAGCAGGTGATAACCTGGCCAGGCGAATGATTGCAAAATTCAAGCTCGAAAATTCCAATGGAAAATTTTGGGACCCCGATTTTACTCAGATTAAGGATGAGATACTTTTTCCTGAAAACGACCAGCACGAGATATTCTTGGAAAATCTAAAAAGAAATACCCTTCCAGAGTTTTCAGCAAAGCGATGA
- a CDS encoding DsbA family oxidoreductase: protein MADVASEYDFDVHYLPFELNPDMPAEGKNQKQYLANKFGGEARYEQITQHTTRVAGDEGLAFDFSKQNVSPNTRLAHVLIQAAAEDGKQLALTEAFFKAYFTDGVDLSKKENLIDVAVGAGWQKEKAEAALADETAVAQVAFTEKEMSKLGISGVPFYIINNKYGVSGAQASDAFVKAFKEIGVEMAQGAACDVDGNNC from the coding sequence ATGGCCGATGTGGCTTCCGAATACGATTTCGATGTCCATTACCTGCCTTTCGAGCTTAACCCCGATATGCCCGCCGAAGGCAAGAACCAAAAACAATACCTGGCCAATAAATTTGGCGGCGAGGCCCGCTACGAGCAGATCACGCAACACACCACCCGCGTTGCCGGCGACGAGGGGCTGGCTTTCGATTTCTCAAAACAAAACGTTTCTCCCAATACGCGGCTGGCACACGTGCTCATTCAGGCCGCTGCAGAAGATGGCAAGCAATTGGCCTTGACCGAGGCATTCTTCAAAGCCTATTTCACGGACGGTGTCGATCTTTCTAAAAAAGAAAATCTGATCGACGTAGCCGTGGGTGCGGGTTGGCAAAAAGAAAAAGCCGAAGCTGCACTCGCCGATGAAACCGCCGTGGCACAGGTGGCCTTTACCGAAAAAGAAATGTCCAAGCTGGGGATCAGCGGGGTGCCCTTCTACATCATCAACAATAAGTATGGGGTGTCGGGGGCTCAGGCCTCTGATGCTTTTGTGAAGGCCTTCAAGGAAATCGGCGTTGAGATGGCACAGGGTGCAGCCTGCGATGTGGATGGTAACAACTGTTGA
- a CDS encoding sialidase family protein: MKKTTWLLALCSCSFSVQAQIKNIKIADAPAGATGLEASIAVSGDKAVSVVVATAPDNIYYSSDESQTWAASKLTSTGGLYGHPVLIADDNGTVYAFHLSDPSGEGLKNEKSLDQILCHISKDGGKTWEEGGGVGLNAPKDQFRPAVTLDAKNNLLMAWTEFDAYKSEEASCQSRILYSTSSNGKKWSKPFELSQTPGDCKDEGSSAEGAMPAITSDGKVFVTWANQNKIFMDRSFSGGSMWLTNDIGVTEQRGGWNLKVPGVASSQSFPILLIDKSKGKLRGSLYLVWTDQRNGADDTDVWFMRSLNYGDNWTSPIRIGEDSKGHQYNPAVAIDPANGNLYILYFDRHAYGDTQTDVYMAYSSNGGTNFQNVKISETPFVPTEAPGLDTRNSISAYKGIITPLWSRTDDGKPSLWTAVIKEADIITPPAPQTAKKKK, from the coding sequence ATGAAAAAAACCACCTGGTTGCTCGCGTTGTGTTCATGCTCATTCAGTGTACAAGCCCAGATCAAGAATATAAAGATAGCCGACGCCCCTGCCGGCGCCACAGGCCTGGAAGCCTCCATTGCCGTGAGCGGCGACAAAGCCGTCAGTGTTGTGGTGGCTACCGCCCCGGACAATATCTATTATTCATCCGATGAAAGCCAGACGTGGGCAGCCTCCAAGCTAACGTCTACCGGCGGCCTGTACGGTCACCCGGTACTGATTGCCGACGACAACGGCACCGTCTATGCTTTTCACCTGTCGGACCCCAGCGGCGAAGGCCTGAAGAATGAGAAGAGCCTCGACCAGATCCTTTGTCACATTTCGAAAGATGGCGGCAAAACCTGGGAAGAGGGCGGTGGGGTTGGCCTCAACGCGCCCAAGGATCAGTTCCGCCCGGCCGTGACGTTGGACGCCAAAAACAATTTGCTGATGGCCTGGACGGAATTTGATGCCTATAAGAGCGAAGAGGCAAGCTGCCAGTCGCGGATTTTGTACAGCACATCGTCGAACGGAAAGAAGTGGAGCAAGCCCTTCGAGCTTTCTCAAACCCCGGGCGATTGCAAGGACGAGGGCTCCAGCGCCGAGGGCGCGATGCCGGCCATCACCTCCGATGGAAAAGTGTTTGTGACCTGGGCCAACCAGAATAAAATATTTATGGACCGCTCGTTTAGCGGCGGCAGCATGTGGCTCACCAACGATATCGGCGTGACCGAACAACGTGGGGGCTGGAATCTGAAGGTCCCCGGCGTGGCCAGCAGCCAGAGCTTTCCCATTCTGCTGATCGACAAAAGCAAGGGCAAACTGAGGGGAAGCCTCTACTTGGTGTGGACCGACCAACGCAACGGCGCTGACGACACCGACGTGTGGTTTATGCGCTCCCTCAACTATGGCGACAATTGGACATCACCCATCCGCATCGGCGAAGACAGCAAAGGACACCAATACAATCCCGCCGTTGCAATCGACCCTGCCAACGGCAATTTATACATCTTGTATTTCGACCGTCATGCATACGGCGACACACAGACCGACGTATACATGGCCTACTCGTCAAACGGCGGCACAAACTTTCAAAACGTAAAGATCAGCGAAACCCCTTTTGTGCCCACAGAAGCCCCAGGCCTCGACACGCGCAACAGCATCTCAGCCTACAAAGGAATCATCACACCCCTATGGTCACGCACCGACGACGGCAAACCAAGCCTCTGGACGGCCGTGATCAAGGAAGCAGACATCATCACCCCACCGGCACCACAGACCGCAAAAAAGAAGAAGTAG
- a CDS encoding phenylacetate--CoA ligase family protein translates to MSHIPEIELQSAAAIKRYQEEKLETALTYLATHSPFYKKKFDAHRVDIQAIRSLEDLATLPTTTKDDFQQHNWDFLCVPRERIAEYTSTSGTLGSPVIVALTENDLQRLAYNEAISFACADGSSNDLYQLMLTLDRQFMAGIAYYQGIHKLGAGLIRVGPGLPAMQWETIQRLKPTVLVGVPSFIVKLIEYAREHRIDLEQCSIQRAICIGESLRTADLQYNALGKKIVDAWDLKLYSTYASTEMQTAFTECGQGNGGHHHPELIILEVLDANDKSVKPGEVGEVTITTLGVEAMPLLRYKTGDMAAAFHETCSCGRTTVRLGPVIGRKQQMIKLKGTTLYPPGIFEILNQVEGVVDYAVEAVTGELGTDELNLHILAVEEQKEKTADRLRAAFQSRLRVVPTILFSTPPALEKLQHAGRKIKKFIDSRK, encoded by the coding sequence ATGAGTCATATCCCGGAAATAGAACTGCAATCGGCGGCGGCTATAAAGCGCTATCAGGAAGAAAAATTAGAGACCGCGTTGACCTACCTGGCCACGCATTCCCCATTCTACAAAAAGAAATTTGATGCGCATCGCGTCGACATCCAGGCAATCCGAAGCCTGGAAGACCTGGCCACATTGCCCACCACGACGAAAGACGATTTTCAACAACACAATTGGGATTTCCTGTGCGTGCCGCGCGAGCGTATTGCTGAATACACGAGTACCTCGGGAACGCTGGGTAGTCCGGTGATCGTGGCCCTGACCGAAAACGATCTGCAACGCCTGGCCTACAACGAAGCCATTTCTTTTGCCTGTGCCGACGGCTCGTCCAACGATCTGTATCAACTCATGCTCACGCTGGACCGCCAATTCATGGCGGGTATTGCTTATTATCAAGGCATCCATAAACTGGGAGCGGGCCTCATCCGCGTGGGGCCCGGGTTGCCGGCCATGCAGTGGGAGACCATCCAACGTCTTAAGCCTACGGTGCTCGTAGGTGTGCCCTCCTTCATCGTGAAGCTGATCGAGTATGCCCGGGAGCATCGCATCGATTTGGAGCAATGTTCCATCCAACGTGCCATCTGCATCGGCGAAAGCCTGCGCACAGCCGACCTGCAATACAATGCGTTGGGTAAAAAGATCGTGGACGCGTGGGATCTCAAGCTCTACAGTACCTATGCCTCCACTGAAATGCAAACCGCCTTCACCGAATGTGGCCAAGGCAACGGGGGGCATCACCATCCGGAGCTGATCATCCTCGAGGTGTTGGATGCCAACGACAAATCGGTAAAGCCCGGGGAAGTGGGCGAGGTGACCATCACCACCTTGGGCGTGGAGGCCATGCCGTTGCTGCGTTATAAAACCGGCGACATGGCAGCGGCCTTTCATGAAACCTGTAGCTGTGGAAGAACAACGGTGAGACTAGGTCCCGTCATCGGAAGAAAACAACAAATGATCAAGCTGAAGGGCACCACCCTATATCCGCCCGGAATTTTCGAGATACTGAACCAGGTGGAAGGCGTCGTGGACTATGCCGTCGAGGCGGTGACCGGCGAATTGGGGACGGATGAACTTAACCTTCACATCCTGGCCGTGGAGGAACAAAAAGAAAAAACGGCCGATCGGCTGCGGGCGGCATTCCAATCGCGTTTGCGCGTGGTTCCCACCATCCTGTTCAGCACACCCCCGGCGTTGGAAAAACTCCAGCACGCGGGGAGGAAGATCAAAAAGTTTATCGACAGTCGTAAATAG
- the acpS gene encoding holo-ACP synthase: protein MIVGVGMDMIEVDRVMEKVRKNKGFREKIFSPQEITFCEAQTHADQSYAARFAAKEAFLKATGKGLTLGYDLAEIEVVPDAHGQPHLHLHGNFKAIALQNNWNKIHLSLSHLATVACAVVILEQ, encoded by the coding sequence ATGATCGTGGGCGTGGGCATGGATATGATCGAAGTGGACCGCGTCATGGAAAAGGTGCGCAAGAATAAAGGCTTTCGCGAGAAGATATTTTCCCCGCAGGAGATCACCTTCTGCGAGGCGCAGACCCACGCCGATCAAAGCTATGCCGCCCGCTTCGCCGCCAAGGAGGCCTTTCTGAAAGCCACGGGCAAAGGCCTGACGCTGGGCTACGACCTGGCCGAAATCGAAGTAGTGCCCGATGCCCACGGCCAGCCCCATCTTCATTTGCATGGAAATTTTAAGGCTATCGCGCTTCAAAACAACTGGAATAAAATACATTTGTCCCTTTCGCACCTCGCCACGGTAGCGTGTGCGGTAGTTATACTTGAGCAATGA